In Tachypleus tridentatus isolate NWPU-2018 chromosome 7, ASM421037v1, whole genome shotgun sequence, a genomic segment contains:
- the LOC143257740 gene encoding RWD domain-containing protein 4-like, with protein sequence MSCKELQEEELEVLRSIYDGDEHFRELSPTKFQYKVTEQGENRSYLLEISWSENYPNSKPNVNLDAFYNKYLKPEVKTEIVSRVLEEAEQLLGMPMTYTLLEWAKENSEKLLQNQPEHLTATEDGLSTKDTSAVTVPLLLLLSGARGCITKKKPQLTKQQKRKMFDRLDAKGEKPRGWDWVDVVKHLSQTGGSKSNATETSNS encoded by the exons ATGAGTTGTAAAGAACTTCAAGAG GAAGAGCTTGAAGTTCTGAGGTCAATATATGATGGTGATGAACATTTTAGGGAACTGTCACCAACTAAGTTTCAGTACAAG GTGACTGAACAGGGGGAAAACAGGTCCTACCTTCTGGAAATATCGTGGAGTGAGAATTATCCAAATTCAAAACCTAACGTAAACCTAGATgcattttacaacaaatatct GAAACCTGAAGTTAAAACAGAAATTGTATCCAGAGTTCTTGAAGAG gcAGAACAACTTCTTGGTATGCCAATGACATATACATTGTTAGAATGGGCAaaagaaaattctgaaaaattattacagaaccaaccagagcATTTGACAGCCACAGAAGATGGTCTTTCCACAAAGGATACCAGTGCTGTCACTGTTCCT ttattattattactttcaggAGCAAGAGGCTGTATCACAAAAAAGAAACCACAACTAACAAagcaacagaaaagaaaaatgtttgacaGACTAGATGCCAAGGGAGAGAAGCCAAGAGGCTGGGATTGGGTTGACGTAGTGAAACATTTGAGTCAAACTGGAGGATCTAAAAGTAATGCAACCGAAACTTCAAACTCTTGA